A region of the Pseudomonas asiatica genome:
GGTGCGGGTAGCGCCCGGCGAAGTTGCCCAGCTCCACCAGCTCCAGCGCCTCGCGTACCCGGGCCTGGCTTTCGTCGGCCTTGACCTTCTGCATGCGCAGGCCGAAGGCGACGTTCTGCTCCACGGTCATGTTGGGGAACAGCGCATAGCTCTGGAACACCATGCCGATACCGCGCTTTTGCGGGCTCAGCGGCACGATGTCATGGCCGTCGAGCAGGATCTGCCCGCTGTCCACCGGGGTCAGCCCGGCGATGCAGCGCAGCAGCGTGGACTTGCCGCAACCGGACGGGCCAAGCAGGGTAACGAACTCGCCGCGTTCGATACGGCAGTCGATGTTCTCGAACACCGGGCTGCCGGCGTAGCTTTTTTGCAGTTTCTGTACGCTGACGAAGCTCATGTCAGGTCTTGTCCTTGTTCAGGCGGTTGGCGACCCAGGTCAGTACCAGCACGAAGGCGAAGTACGAGATCACCAGCGCGCTGTTGAAGTGGCCGCTGCTGTTGCGCATGTTGTTCAGGTACACCTGGAGGGTCTCGTAGCGGGTGCCGACCAGCAGGTTGGCGAACACGAACTCGCCAAACAGGAACGAGAACGACAGCAGCAGAGCCACCATCAGGCCCTTGCGCAGGTTCGGCAGCACTACCAGCAGCGCCGCCTGCCAGGTGCTGGCACCCAGCAGCTGGGCGGCGTCCATCAGGTCGCGCAGGTTGATCGCCTGCAGGTTGTTGGTGATGGCCCGGTACATGAACGGCAGGGCAATGGTGAAGTAGCAGCCGATCAGGATCCACGGCGTGCCGACCATGGCCATGGGCCCGCTGCCATACAGCTGCAGCAGCCCCACCGACGACACCACCGGCGGCACCGCGAACGGCAGCAGGATAAGGATGTTCATCAGTGCGTCGAGCCTGGGGAAGTGGTAGTGCACCACGAACAGCAGCGGCAGGATCAGCACCACCGACAGCAGCAGCGCGCCCACGCACACCAGCAGCGACTGGCCGAAGGCAGCCAGGAATCGCGGCTCGCTCCACAGCGCGATGTACCACTTGAAGGTCAGGCCGCTGGGCAGCAGGCTGGCCGACCAACTGGTGGCCAGCGAGTAGAGCAGGGTGCCGGCCAGCGGCAGCAGCAGGATGAGGAACAGCAGGTAGACCACGGCGCGGTGGTACCAGCCGCCGGAACGGGCGTCAGCGCGCATGGTAGCTCCTTTTCAGCAGCCATTGATGCACCACCGTGACCAGCGTCATCAGCCCCACCAAAACCATCGCCAGGGCGCTGGCCAGGTTGGGATCGAGGCTGATGTCACCGGCCACCAGGCCGGCGATGCGGATCGGCAGTACGTTGAAGTTGCCGGTGGTCAGCGCGTACACGGTGGCATAGGCACCGAGCGCGTTGGCCAACAGGATGACGAAGGTGCCCAACAGTGCCGGGGTCAGCACCGGCAGGCCGATGTGCCGCCAGAATTGCCAGTGGTTGGCGCCCAGCAGCGCGGCCGACTCGCGCCAGTCTTCACGCAGGGCGTCGAACGCGGGGTACAGCAACAACACGCCAAGTGGGATCTGGAAGTAGGTGTACACCAGGATCAGCCCGCTCTTGGAATAGATGCTGAAGTCCTCCAGCAGGCCGACCTGCTTCAGCAGCAGGGTCAGCGCGCCGTTGAAACCGAGCAGGATGATGAAGGCGAAGGCCAGCGGCACCCCGGCGAAGTTGCTGGTCATGTTGGCGAAGGCGCTGACGAAGTCGCGCAGCTTCGAGTCCACCTGGCGCAGCGAATAGGCGCCGAGAGTGGCGATGACGATGCCGAAAAGGCTCGACCAGAAGCTGATCTCCAGGCTGCGTTGCAGGGCCTGCAGGTAGAACTTCGAGGCGAATACCTTGCTGAAGTTGTCCACGCCCCAACCTGCTTCCGATTGCAGGCTGTTGATCGCCACCCAGGCCAGCGGGGCGATCTGGAAGATGACGAAGAACACGGCGAACGGTAGCAGGCAGAGCAGGGCCAGGTAGCGGCCACGGGCGCTGCTGCTCTTGGGTGTGGTCACTTCAGCAGCTCCCGGCAGACGCTCTTGTCATGCGGTGCGCCGAGCAGCTCGCAGATGGTCCCGCACAGTTCGGTCTGCAGCGGTTTGGCCGCAGGGTCGAGGCTGAAGGCATCGCCGAAGACGAACAGTGGCACTTCGCGCTCCTCGGTCAGCAGGCCATTGTGCGAGCGGTCGTTGTTCATGCCGTGGTCGGCGGTGACCAGTACCTGGTAGCCCTCTTCGAGCCAGCCTGGCAGGTAGTCGGCCAGCAGGATGTCGGCGCTGCGCGCGGCGTTGCGGTACTGGCTGCTGTCCAGGCCGTGATGATGGCCGACATCGTCGATGCTCATCGGGTGCACCAGCAGGAAGTTGGGGGCGTGGCGGCGGCGCAGGTATTCGCCATCGGCCAGCAGGTGCGAATCGGGGTAACGGTCGTCCCAGTAGAACAGCCCGTGCTGGATCGGCAGTTTCGGTGCGTGGGTATGGCGGTCGCGCTGCGGGTCGAAGGGCGAGCGGTTGTACAGCTCGCTCATCCAGTGATAGGCCGCAGCCGCAGTACCCAGGTTGGCCTCGCGGGCGTAGTGGAACACGCTGCGCTGGTTGGACAGACGGTTGACGTTGTTGTGCACGATGCCGCTGTCGATCGGCGGTACACCGGTGAGGATGCACTCGTACAGCGGCCGCGACAGCGACGGCAGTTCGCATTCCACGCGGTACAGCGCGGCACGGTCGGCCTCGACGTAGGCGTGCAGGTGGCCCATGGCGTGATGCGCGACCTGGTAGTTGAGGCCGTCGAGCAGGACCAGGATGACGTTGTGTTGCATGGTGGCT
Encoded here:
- a CDS encoding ABC transporter permease — protein: MRADARSGGWYHRAVVYLLFLILLLPLAGTLLYSLATSWSASLLPSGLTFKWYIALWSEPRFLAAFGQSLLVCVGALLLSVVLILPLLFVVHYHFPRLDALMNILILLPFAVPPVVSSVGLLQLYGSGPMAMVGTPWILIGCYFTIALPFMYRAITNNLQAINLRDLMDAAQLLGASTWQAALLVVLPNLRKGLMVALLLSFSFLFGEFVFANLLVGTRYETLQVYLNNMRNSSGHFNSALVISYFAFVLVLTWVANRLNKDKT
- a CDS encoding alkaline phosphatase family protein, with product MQHNVILVLLDGLNYQVAHHAMGHLHAYVEADRAALYRVECELPSLSRPLYECILTGVPPIDSGIVHNNVNRLSNQRSVFHYAREANLGTAAAAYHWMSELYNRSPFDPQRDRHTHAPKLPIQHGLFYWDDRYPDSHLLADGEYLRRRHAPNFLLVHPMSIDDVGHHHGLDSSQYRNAARSADILLADYLPGWLEEGYQVLVTADHGMNNDRSHNGLLTEEREVPLFVFGDAFSLDPAAKPLQTELCGTICELLGAPHDKSVCRELLK
- a CDS encoding ABC transporter permease encodes the protein MTTPKSSSARGRYLALLCLLPFAVFFVIFQIAPLAWVAINSLQSEAGWGVDNFSKVFASKFYLQALQRSLEISFWSSLFGIVIATLGAYSLRQVDSKLRDFVSAFANMTSNFAGVPLAFAFIILLGFNGALTLLLKQVGLLEDFSIYSKSGLILVYTYFQIPLGVLLLYPAFDALREDWRESAALLGANHWQFWRHIGLPVLTPALLGTFVILLANALGAYATVYALTTGNFNVLPIRIAGLVAGDISLDPNLASALAMVLVGLMTLVTVVHQWLLKRSYHAR